DNA sequence from the Tissierella sp. MB52-C2 genome:
AATATATCAAACTTTGTCGTTTAATAAAATAATTATAGATATTTTTGATGGTATTATTCACCACTATAGGAAAACATAATGCCATTTTCCAGCGGCTTCCAGACCCTTATCTATTTTTTATAACATTTCTATAAATGCTGATATTCTAGTAGTTAGCTGTCCAATAGTTTCTTGAGAATAGTCTGTTTCTAAATGAAGATAAGGTTTTCCTTTCTCGTTTACTGTGTGTTTTACTCTATCGCCTTCCATATTGTAAGTATGGCAGGATTGAAGGGTTATATCTATTACTCCATCTATCTTATATTCATCAATATAATCTGATATCATATTCATTCTATGGTTATTTGGACTCATACAGGCACATCCTGATTTTAGATATCTTTCAGTAAGTGCATCAAATGGATCTCCATCTTCCCTTACTTGTTCTTCCTTATCCTTTATGGATGAACACATTTCAAAACATACTACTACTCCACCATTTTCTTCGATTATTTTTATTATGTTCTCAGTGGCATCACCAAGGGGTGAACCTGTTACAAGTATTCTCTTTGCTGAAAGAGGTACTTGGCTGCCATTTTTCTCATAGTCCTCCATTATATCTCTAGTCAATTTCTCTATTCTTTCTATTTCTTTTTCCTTATCAGAGATAAATAATGTGGCTTGAATAACACGTCTTAAATCAAATCCACGAATCGGTGGTGGAGATAATTTACCTATTTCATAAAAACTTCTCAAGGCCTTTCTCTCTCTATTTCTAATCTTAATCCTATCTCTTATATCTTCATCTGTTATCTCTACATCAAGTTGCTTTTCTATGACTTCTTTTAATTTCACCATCTCAGATCTATAGTATTTAAAGGAATTAGGAGCATTGGGATTTTGAGGCAGATGCATTATGTGCATAGGTTTAAAATCACTTAAAAACTCATACATTTTTTTCTTGCCATCACAGGTTGTCTCACCTATTAACATATCTGAAAAATAGAAATAAGGACATTTATCTGCAACAGCAAATCCATAACTCGATTTAATTAGAGGACAAAGGTTAGCTGGAAGATGTTTTTCTGCATATGGAATAGTCTCTGCCGACATACCGCATAGCCATGCAGCCATAGCTCCAGAGGCTGTAATTATCTCCCATGGTGCAAACCCACAGTATACTCCTATTACCTTCTTACCTTGATCCTTTAGTTCCTTAGTAGTAATAAACCCATTTTCTCTAGCTTCTGCAAATTCATTTAACAATTGGGTAAAATCCATATTATCATCCTCCTTTATAGTATCTCCATGAATGCTTCTATTCTAGTACGAAGTTGTCCTATTTCTGCTGCCGTAATGTTAGTTTCAAGATTTAAGTATCCAATATTTTTTTCCTCTGTTATAAATCTCTTCATCAATACAGTTTCAACCCCAAATGTAAGACAGGCTTGAAGTGACAAATCAATAACTCCATCTATATTATATTTATCAATTAATTCAGATATAAGATTCATTCTTCTATTGTTTGGCGTCATTGCTGGACAGGGGATTTGTAAGTATTTTTCTGCGATTGCATCTATCGGGTCAATATCTTCATTTATTAAGTCCTGATTATCTTTCATCCAATCACAAGTCTCTAAACAAATAAGATTTCCACCTGCTTCCTCAATAATGCCAATTATCCTTTCCATTTTTTGTCCCAATGGGCAGCCAGTAAGTAGAATTCTAGGAGCATTATTCTTTCCTTTGTTATCCAGTTTAGGTTGAGATTTAATTATTTCCGTTATAGTCTTTATATCTTCTAATGCTTTCTCATTATCTAGCCTATAGCCAAAATTGGTCAATATTGTGAAAACATCTTTACTACTTATTAATTCAGTATTTTTAATCCAAGATTCATAGAAGTTCTTCAATGTTTTTCTCTCAGTATTTTTTATTTTTATTGCTTCTCTAATTTTTTCATCTAAAATCTCAATATTAAACTGCTTCTCAAGATTTTCTCTTAATCTCTGAATTTCATTTCTCCATAATGATGATTCTTCTGAACCTTGATTTTTTTGAGGTAATTGTAAAACGTATGTTGGCTTGATACTTTCTAAATACTCATACATTTTTTTCTTACCATCACAGGTTGTCTCACCTATGACTAAATCAACAGCATTAAAATATGGAGAATCAGATAAGGCTTCACCATAGCTTGATTTAACTATATTACAGATATTGCTAGGTAAAACCTTTTCTCCAACAATTACATATTCATCACTTGTATTACACATCCTAATAACCTTTGCATTGGCTGCTAATATTATTTCTTCTGGAGCGAATGAACAATATGTACCAATTATTTTTACTTCTTGATCTTTTAACTTTGCTATTTCCATGGCTAAATCGGATCTAGCGTTGATAAATCTTTCTACGATTTTCTTTATTTGCTCCATCAAATATCCACCTTTCCTTGTATATCTAGTCTTTAATTTATCAAAGATTTATCTCATATTAAAGTTTTATTAGTAGATTTTATATGACTGAAGGATAATATACGTCTTCTTAATAACATAAAAACTCCACCTATTGGCTGAAAGATTTCAGCCAATAGGTGGAGCCAAATGGTTTTTATTTGTTCCAAATAGATACTCTATTTTTTCCATATTTTTTAGATAAATAAAGTGCATTATCTGCCTCATTCAAAAGATCATCTATAACCATTCCCTCTGCAGGGATAGTACTAGCTACACCTATACTTACAGTTTGATATCTATCTATAGGGGAATATTCATGGCTTAGCTTTAAATTGTTTACTTCCTTTAATATTTCATTTGCTACTATTTCACTTTGATTTAAATCTAGTTTCGGAAATAAGATCAAAAACTCATCTCCTCCATATCTGCATGTATATCCGTCTAGAGCTGCAGCTTTTCTCTTGAGAACAGATCCCATAGCTTTTAGTAAAGCATCACCAGTTACATGACCATAGTTGTCATTAAATTCTTTAAAATAATCTAAATCTATTAGAATTAAGGATAGCTCTTCTTTCTTTTCCTTAGCATCCTTCCATAGTTTTTCAGATATTTCATTAAATTTTCTTCTATTAAATACACGTGTGAGATCATCTATTCCCGAAATAATTCTTTCTTCCTCTAGTTCACTATATATATTTTTCATATGTTTATATAAGAAAAAAACTATATACCCTATTACAAGATTTATAACTATATATAATATTATAATGTTCATATAATTATTTATTATAGTTTTAAAAATATTTGCAGAAACTTCCACGCCTATTAATCCTATATAATTACCTTCCACCGTATAAAAAGGAGCATATGCATTTATATATTCTCCCCTTTTGGTTTTAATAAAATTGTAATTTGAAATCTTGGTGTTATTCACTTCTTCAAATAATTCATTAGCCTTATCATATCTTAAGTTTTCATTATAACAGCCTTCATTATCTGCAGCATCTAAGATATATATTATATTGTTGGAATTATTAGTATCTCCTTCTTCTAATCTAGATGCTAAGTAAATACACTTATAATCTGAAATTTCCATTATAGTTCTAGCGTTCTTTTCAAATTTTTGATTTGTTTCACTCTTTAATAACTCTTCAAAGGATAGAGATTTTAGGTACACTATATCTTCATCTGTCAATTCTAGTGTATTTGCTATATATGTTGCTAAAATAATAGCCCTATCACCAACTTGCCGTTCCACATTGCGGCTTATTTTATGATTAGAGTAAAGAGTTAGACTAACTAGTATGATAAACCAAAAACTGATAATGGCTTTAAAACAGGTCTTGATATTATAATGTTTATCCTTAATAATACACATGCCCATTTACCTTATCCCCCCGTATGTATTTGGTCACTACTTTCTATTAATCATATCATAATTAGGAATAAAGTCCTATATTTTTTGCCAAAATTTGGCTACTGCTAATTTTTCATAATTTATATTACAAATCTCTGCTATATATGTTATAATTATGTAAAGAAACATTTTTAAGTAGGTAAATGATAAAATTAAATACCTATTATAAATTTTTTACTTGTTATAAGAGCTTATTACTCTATTCATGATATAAAGACTCCTTTACTCATTAGTCTAATAGCCCAGTGATAAATCTTTTATTAGACTTAACACTGGGCCCTATTACGGGAACTAATAGAATTGGAAATACATAAATAATAGAGATGATTTTTGATAATCATCTCTATTTCTTTATTTTATTTTACAATTGATAATTTCACCATTAGATTTATTTAGATTTAAACACCAATGACCTATGAATTTTATATCTTTTCGTTCTTCTTTTATGTTTTTAATTATATCTAAATAATCTTGTCCTTCAGCCTTTATTCTTTCAACTTCAATAAGTCCTATGGCTTCCAAAGATGTAGAAGTCTTTCCACAAATATGAATTATAGTTTTTCCCAATCGACTTTCAACTCTTTTTAATATATTATATGTAGATTGTCCCGATATATCTTTATATATCTTAGGTCCAACTATATCCATAGTACCTACAGGATCTGCAAAGGAAATGAAATCTACTCCTTGTTTGATTCCTGCTAGGATAAACTCTACTATACTGCTTTCTATTATTTCTAAAAGCTTATTAATCTTTTCTCTATTTTTTCTGACAGATCTATAGAACAACCCACTATCCATAATAGATGTAGCTACACTAAAGGGACCTGTTATATTGAGGATTACATTTTCTTCATTCTTCTTTAGGATATTTATTGCCCTTAGAACTTCAGCAATTCTTCCCATGTTTAAATCTATTTCTGATATATCTTCAAATAAATTTATATCATTGATTTTATATTTTTCAATCCTATTGCCTACTTTTTGATCAAAAATTACTTTTGAACCGAAAGCCTCAGCTTCTACAGTATGACAGAAAGGTAATTTACAATATTTTTCATTTCTATATTCTTTTAAAGCCTTTGCCAATATAGCCATCTCATAAGCATTTTTATTTGATTCTTCATATGATATATTTAATCCTTCTAGAATACTATCAGATATTATTTCGACTTCCTTTCCTACACATTTAAAAATACTTATAGCTCCCATATTCTCACCTTTTCTAAAAATTTAATTGAGATACAAAAACATCTTGGAAGTTTTCCCTAAGAGATAATTCCAACACTTCTATGTTTTCACTAATATTATATGTCTCCTTAAAACATCCTTTATTAATTAATGCCAACCTAGTTCCTTCTAAGGAAGTATTACCTAAAAAGCTTATATCTCCTTTAAATCCCTTAGGAATAAGCCCTATTATTTTCATATTAGAGGGATTAACATGGTATCCAAATGCACCAGCAATATATATCTTTGATATTTCTTCTATATTTAGTCCTATTTCCTCCAGCATTAAAATTACACCAGTGGCTATGGCTCCCTTTGCCAGTTGAATCTGTCTTATATCCTTTTGAGAAATATATATATCTTCTGTTATATAAAATTTCTTATCTACTAATCTATTTTCGAGTTTAGAGTTTAAATTTTTATTCCATCTTCCAGTTTTCAAGAGGATATTTCTTTTTACTAAGGCTCCTACTATGTCAATAAGCCCACTTCCGCAGATTCCTAATGGTTTATCATCTCCGATTGTATTATAGCTAATATTAAATTCCTCATCTATATCAAAGGTTTCAATTGCTCCCTTTTGTGCACGACAGCCACATTCTATATTCATCCCCTCTAGAGCAGGACCTGCCGCAGTAGATGTGGCTATTATCATTCCATCCTTTAAAACTGCCATTTCACCATTGGTGCCAATATCTATAAATACAGCTTTCTCATCGTTCTTAAAACCTGATGCCATAATACCAGATACTATATCTCCCCCTACATAGGATGAAGCCGATGGAATTATACTAAGGATGGCTTCATCATTGGCTTCAATAGATATATCTTTTGCTTTAAAATCCTTTGGATTTAAAAATATTGACCTATAGGGAGCCTTAGCCAATAAAGTTGGATCAACTCCCAGTAGGAGATGAAGCATAGTAGTATTGGCAGCAATTATAATATGATAGATATCATCTATATTATAGCTGTTCCCTGTTAAGATTTTTATTGAATTATTTATTTCATCTACTATCAATTCCTGAAGCTTAATAGCTCCTAATGGATTTTCCATACAATATGTAATTCTCGTTAACACATCTCCTCCATATTGAGTCTGAGGATTTAAGGATGACAATTTGTCTATTATTTCCCCACTGAATAAATCTATTAAATAATAAGAGATACCCGTGGTTCCAATGTCGATTCCAATTCCTAGAATATTATTTTTGTGACTCTTTATATCTAATAATTTATCCTCAAATACAACTCCCCATAATTCTTCAAAATTGTTTTTTTCTAATATACTAATTTTTCTATATAATCCTACTGAATTAAGTTCATATCCTAAATAGTCAACATATGGAATAGAACTATCTTCATTGATCCTAGGAAGTTTTTTAATTTTAACAGGACTATCTACTGAAACATGAATACTAAACCCTTTGTTAATAGTCTTTAAAATCCTTTCATTTTCCATAAGCTCCACTTCTATTTCTCCAAGTATTATTGCCATACAGGACAATCTTTCAGATTTATTCTCATCTATGATTTTTCTTTCTCTATCACTAGTTTCAGATAGTCGTCCCCTTGCTATTACCTTACACTTGCCACAAGATCCCATGCCATTACATGGAGTTTCAATCTTTAGCTTAGCTTCTCTAATAGCTTCTAGTAAAATTGTACCTTTCTCTACTTCAATATCTATATTCTCTTTAATGAATTTTACTATAGGCATTATATACTTCCTTTCACATAGTCTGTCATAGCCCTAAGATTTCCTATTGGAGTAGACATACCTAAGCCGCATGCTGGAGATACAATATCTACCTTAGAATCCATTGCATTCTTTGTAATTGAGATAATCTTGTCTATGGGCCCATTTTGTATAAGTAATGTACTTACATTGCCCATGAGTCTTGTACTAAGTTTTGATTTGGCGAATCTCATATTTACTATAGAATCAAAGCTAAGTGCTTCTACATCTAAAGAGTTTAAGCTATCAATTATTGTCTTTGCATCACCACATATATGAATGATTACAGGAGTATCTATCTCTTTCATAGCCTCTAAAAACTTAACATACATAGGCATTGCAAATTTATCAAAGTTTTTCTTACCTAATATTTCACCTGTTGCTGTAGGGTCTGAAATTGCAATAAGATCAGCACCTACTCCTACCATTTTTCTTGCGTATTCTATCAGATAATTATTCACATATTCAATAAATCTATATGCTTCATCAGGTTCTTTTCTTAGCATTTTAAACAGTTTAAGAGGATCTACAATTGAAGTGGCTGTGCTTATTGGTCCTGTAATATTTCCAATTACAGGAATTTCATCGTTCCTTAACCTTTCAATTGCTTTGATTACAGTCTGACCCTTTGAATTTATAGATAATTTGGGATTGAAATTTCTCATAATTTCTTCCAAATCAGAATCATTATATTTTAGTATCCTTGGTTCGTTGTTTTTATCACCTTCACTAATGACTACACCAAAAGGCTCTGATTCGCAAGTCATACAAAAAGGTACCCCATAGTTTTCAAACCCTATGATTTCTCTCACTTTAATAGCAGTAGACACCATAGCATCTAAATCAGTATTATGATTATCATTTATCTCTCCTAAGAGTTCTGTAACTGCTGCATTCATCATGCCTCCGGGACATATTACAGGAGGTCTATCTACGTTCTCACCCCTAAGGATTTTTAGCAATCTCTCTTTTTCATTCATTATATTTTCTCCTAATCTTCACTAAATAATAGTTCTTCATTGATAGGATAGCTACCATATATCCTGGCCGCATCCATTAATGCATCAATATTTTCCATTGGCGAATCCTTTGGAATCTGACATCCAGAACTAAGTATATATCCTTTTTTAGTTCCATAAGTCTTTCTAATACATTCTTTGCCCGCTCTAAGTACATCTTCCCTGGTACCTTTTTGTATTACATCAACTGGTGGAATATTTCCTGATATTGTAATTCTATCTCCCATTATTTCCTTAGCATCTTGAAGATCTTCTACATTATCTATGCTAAAACTTGAAATCCCCGTATCCATAACAGATTCCCAGATACCTTTGCTTTTACCACAAATATGAATTGAAAGACTACATCCTGTCAAGGATTTCATCTTATCCACATTTTTCTTAATATATGGTGCGGAAAATTCATTAAATTGTTTAACACTTATTAGACTTGTGGATGAAACAGGATCTGATAATCCTACTCCTATACCTAGTTCTGCAGCCTTTTCTATAAACCTATTATTAGATTCAGTTACTATCTCCATTAATGTATGAACCTTATTTGGATATTTTAGCATCCATTTTAATAGATTTTCCGTACCAACCACCGAAGCAGCAGTGCTAAAAGGTCCAGCCAATCCTGCTCCAACATTTACCTCATGTCCTATCTTATCTTTTATAATCTGTACAGCCTTGAGAACTAAAGGTAGTTTGCCATCCTTTTCAGGGTTGGAAGGTTTTAAACTTTCTATTTCATCTACATTTTTTATAGCAGGTGCATCCATAAGTGAAATATTATTATCAGGATAATACATTTTTGAACCCATGGCCTCCGCAACTCCCCTTAAAGTAGCTGAGACACTTACACCATCATGTCTTAATCGTTTAAACAATGCTATCTCTAGTTCTGCCATTCTCTCTGCTGAATGATAATATTCTTTTAGAGTGATACCTATAAATGGTGCCATAGTCACTCCCATATGTGGATTGCACGGTATACGATCTATTTCAAGTCCTTGAGCGAAGGCTGTCATTCTTTCCTTTGGAGTCATTTGATCCTTTTTCAATTTTACCCCTCCAATCAATTAATTAGCTATCATTGATTTCATTCTCTTTACTGCTTCATTTGCATCTGCAGTATATGCATCTGCTCCAATTTCATCTGCAAATCTTTGGGATATAGGCCCTCCACCAATCATTACCTTATATTTATCTCTTATATTTTTTTCCTTTAAGGTATCTATTACAGTTTTCATCCCCATCATAGTAGTTGTCATCAGAGTTGACATACAGATAAAGTCTGCTCCTACTTCTTCTGCTACTATGATAAAATTTTTTAATGGGACGTCTCTGCCTAAGTCATATACCTCAATACCTGATGATTCGGTCATTATTTTGACCAAATTCTTTCCTATATCATGGGTATCTCCTTCCACAACTCCTATAACTACCTTAATAGGATTGTCTGTAGCTTCTGCCTTTATATGGGGTTTCAATATATCTAATCCTATGTTTAATGTATCTGAACAGGTAAGCACCTCTGGTAAAAAGTATTCTTGCTCTTCATAGAGTTGTCCAACCTTATCCATTCCTACTACCAAGCCTTTGGTGATGGTTTCATCAGCCGGTATGGATAACTCTAGTGATCTATTGCAAAGTTCCTCTACTAATTCATCCTCCATCTCTACCACGGCTTCACTTATTTCTCCAAATAATTTTTCTTTGTTCATCCTTTAACCTCCTTGATTTGCTAGACTTATTAATTACCATTGTATATTAATTGACAATTGTATTCTAATTGTGATTATCTATCAATGTTATGATTGCTATAGAATAAAATAATATGTTTTGAATTTAACAAACCTGCTCATAGTCTTATTTATGTACTTTATTTCTTCTACATATAATTTTTTATCCTATCTAGTTGATAAATAAGAATTTACAAAGAACCAGTGAAATTTCTTCTCTGGTTCTTTGGTTAACCATTATTAATTTAAGTAATAATCATCAAAAATATGTCTTATTTACTATCTACCTTGCCAATCTAGTCATTAAATAATTTATATGCACCACCATAAAATTCATTAAATTTTTCTTTAAACTCATCTGTTTGTGTAACTTCAATTAAAGCCTTTACCCACTCTACATCAACATTTTCTGGTTGTACAACTAGGCCTGTTGGAAATTGAGTAGAACTTTCATCTTCATAAAGATATACTTTTGGATCAAATCCAGCCATCTTCATTGTACTGGAGAAAGTTATTATTGCATCTACATCTTCAATACTTCTAACTGTTGCAGTAGTTTCCGTTTCAATCAATTTTACATTTTTAGGATTATCCTCAATATCTAATAGCGAATAAAAATTTCCTGTTTTCTCACCTAAAGTAATAAGGCCTGCATCTCTAAGCACCCTCAAACTTCTATCCATATTAGTAGGGTCACCTGCTATTGCGATTTGGGCATTTTGTGGCAATTCATCTATACTATTATATTTAGATGAATATACTGCAAAATAAGAATAGTAAACATAAGGCTCTACCATAGTAAGATTAGTATTATTTTCTTGGTTAAAAGTATTTATCCAAGGTAAGTGATTGAGAATCAGACTATCGATATTACCTTCCTTAAGAGCTACAGCAGGAAGATGATTACCATCAAATACAGTTACCTCTAGGTCGTAGCCCTTTGACTCAAGCAATTCCTTCATTATTTGAACCGCTGGTTCATTTAGGGGCATACATCCAACTGTAAATTTTTTCTTTTCTTCTATCTTAGTTTTATTATCTAGTTCATCATCTGAATTAACTATAACATCCTGCTTTTTATCATCTTCTCCACAAGCCGTCAATATGGTAGATAAGATTATCAAACTCATCATAAAAATTAGTATTCTTTTTCTCTTTTTCATTATTTCGCCTCCATTGACTATTTTACTTTTATTTATAGTTATCTAGACCCTTTATACCTATGTATGCTCCATCATCATAGTTTTTGTTATATTCAATATTTAAAGTATCCTCTAAATTATTTTCTTTAAGCTTTTTCTCAATTATTTTCTTCTGAGGATTTCGCTCCAAAGGATTTACAGTCTGCTTTATTCCATCTAATATAGTTGCAAATTTATTAAATGGAACTCCTATAGCCAGCTCATCTCTTTTCCACTGCGCTAAAAATCTTGTGCCAGAACACATCATTGATATATTAATCTCGTTAGTTTCAAATGGAAAGGAAGTGCATTCCTGACATAATGCCTGCATTCCTGCCATTTTTATCCCTTTAGCTTGTCCATTATGATAGGCATTCCCCTGTATAATTCTCATGGCATTATATGGATCGGTTATTATTATAACTACGTCTGGGTTTTCTTCATATTGTTCTAATGGCATTATTCCAACTCCATAAATCTCATGCTGGCAATATACCATATCCCTTGATAAACTTCTGCTAATGCATAAATCTTTATATGACCCATTTTCTGAACGTCTTCTCCCTGATATAGTTCCATTATTCGGTTTTAATAAACCTAATGCCATAGCTGCACCAAGACATGCGAAGTTTTTCAAACAAACCTTATAGGATTTACCCCGTGATGCATTTCTTACCATGGTACAATACGCCATCATATTATCTATTGTGTTGGCTTTAAATTCATCATATTCTTCCTTTTCAAATATAAATTTTATACCTACTGCTTTTCTCTCTAATTCCAATAAAGATTCTAGCAAAATTGAACTAGTATTAATATCTAACATATTTAATTTTCACCTCCTGAATCTATAAGAATTTTTTATATAACCAGGACCCAATTGCCTGAGTAATTATTACCATTATAAATAGTATAAATACAGATGTATAAAGTATTGAATTATTAAAGCTTTGATATCCATAGTTCAAAGCTACAGCACCTAATCCTCCTCCTCCTACTGCTCCTGCTATAGTTGTACTTGCAATATAAGTAATTGTAGACATGGTAGCAATGGATATTATAGAGGGTACAGATTCCTTAACAATAATCTTAAATATAATCTGCATATCTGTTGCACCAAAGGATCTAGCTGCTTCTACAAGCTGCTTGTCCACTTCTCTAAAGCTATTTTCCAGCATTCTTGCAATAAATGCAGTTGCAGCAATAGATAAAGGCAATATAGCCGCCTTTTCACCTACAGTAGTGCCTACAATCTTTCTAGTTAAAGGAGATATGGCAACAATAAGTATCAATATTGGAAACGACCTTATGGTATTAACAAGGAAATCAAGTAGCTTATATATCTTCTTTTTAGGATTTAAACCGTCTGGTCCATAGATTGTAAGCAATATTGCAAGACCAAATCCCAAGGCAAATCCAATAGTTACTGTGGCTATAACCATCCTCAATGTGGCAAAAATAGATGGTCCAATTATCTTTTTAAAATATTTTAGCCATAGTGTCCAAAATTCACTATTCAACATATTTCCTCCTCTCCTAAGAATTCCTCATCTAATTCAAAATATTTCCAAATAACATTTTTTTCATCAAGATACTTCCTTACATTATTAAATTCATCATTGGGTATATTTATTATTATTGAACCTAATGGACTATTTTTATAGTTTTCCATCTCTCCGCCTAATATTATGCAGTCTATATTAAGCTCCCTTGCCATCTTTGTAATAATAGGCTGAGAAGCATTATCTTGAGAATAAAATATCTCGATATTTACTCCTATTTCAGGTAAAGCTATTTCCTTCTGTCCTATAAGGTTCTTTAAGGCTGGAGGTTGATTTAGAAACACTTTATCTACTGGTCCAACTGCCTCAATCCTTCCATCTTCAATAATTGCTATTTCTTCGCATATACTTCTCAAAACGGGCATTTCATGGGTAACAATCACCATTGTTATTCCTAAATCTTTATTAATCTTATTCAACAATGAGATTATAGATTTAGTACTTTTAGGATCTAATGCGGATGTTGCTTCATCACATAAAAGTATCTTAGGTTCCATGGCTAATGCTCTTGCTATTGCAACCCTTTGCTTTTGCCCTCCTGATAATTCTCTAGGTTTTGAGTTGATTTTATCTGGTATATCTATTACCTCCAACAATTCCCGTACCCTTTTGTCTATAAAGGATTTGTCATAATTCCAGCATCTCAAAGGCAAAGCTATATTCTCATAGACCGTCAGCCTTTCCAGCAATGAGAAATGTTGAAATATCATACCTATATCCTTTCGAAAACTTCTTAGTTCCTTTTCTGAAAGATTTTTTACATCAACATCACCTACATATAAACTTCCTTCATTATATTTCTCCAAGCCATTTATGCATCTAAGCAAGGTTGATTTTCCGGTTCCGCTTCTTCCCACTAATCCAAATATTTTGCCTTCTTCAATTTGTAAATCTATACCTTTTAATACTTCCAAATTACCATAGAATTTCCTAAGGTTTTTAATTTCTATCATATTTTCACTGTCTTCCTTTCCTTCCCATAATCTGATTTTTTCCCTTAATCAATAAAGTTCTTATTAGTTAACTTTTAACATCTTTTATCAGTGTATATTAATTTTAAAAGCTAATCTAATTGTTTTTCCAAATACTAACAGTTCAATTTATAGCTACAATTTATGGTGAAATCATCGCTAAAATTCTTTTATATTTATTAAATGTAATATTATTAATCTAATTATGGGTGAATTTACTACAAAGTGTAAAATAGCTAGTATTAATAGAGTATTATTCAATAAATTACTGTCTTTTATATGGTTAATTCATTTGCCCAAATACTATTTTCAATTAATGACTTTAATTGCAGTTCAGAGGATTTTCCAAATGAAAGCCTATCTATCATAGCATTTGCTGCGGGATGATAATATTCTCCTCTTTCTTCTGCTTCTTTACCTGCATTTTTAGCTTTTTCTATTATAGTTAAATCTTTTAATCTAATCTCATTTGGTATGGGATTTAATAGTAATGTTTTTTCTCCTAAAGGTTGTCCACTATATTTACCTGTAAGTTTAATTGACTTAGTGGTTAGCATAAA
Encoded proteins:
- a CDS encoding MetQ/NlpA family ABC transporter substrate-binding protein, whose protein sequence is MKKRKRILIFMMSLIILSTILTACGEDDKKQDVIVNSDDELDNKTKIEEKKKFTVGCMPLNEPAVQIMKELLESKGYDLEVTVFDGNHLPAVALKEGNIDSLILNHLPWINTFNQENNTNLTMVEPYVYYSYFAVYSSKYNSIDELPQNAQIAIAGDPTNMDRSLRVLRDAGLITLGEKTGNFYSLLDIEDNPKNVKLIETETTATVRSIEDVDAIITFSSTMKMAGFDPKVYLYEDESSTQFPTGLVVQPENVDVEWVKALIEVTQTDEFKEKFNEFYGGAYKLFND
- a CDS encoding corrinoid protein → MNKEKLFGEISEAVVEMEDELVEELCNRSLELSIPADETITKGLVVGMDKVGQLYEEQEYFLPEVLTCSDTLNIGLDILKPHIKAEATDNPIKVVIGVVEGDTHDIGKNLVKIMTESSGIEVYDLGRDVPLKNFIIVAEEVGADFICMSTLMTTTMMGMKTVIDTLKEKNIRDKYKVMIGGGPISQRFADEIGADAYTADANEAVKRMKSMIAN
- a CDS encoding methionine ABC transporter permease, whose translation is MLNSEFWTLWLKYFKKIIGPSIFATLRMVIATVTIGFALGFGLAILLTIYGPDGLNPKKKIYKLLDFLVNTIRSFPILILIVAISPLTRKIVGTTVGEKAAILPLSIAATAFIARMLENSFREVDKQLVEAARSFGATDMQIIFKIIVKESVPSIISIATMSTITYIASTTIAGAVGGGGLGAVALNYGYQSFNNSILYTSVFILFIMVIITQAIGSWLYKKFL
- a CDS encoding DUF169 domain-containing protein, which translates into the protein MLDINTSSILLESLLELERKAVGIKFIFEKEEYDEFKANTIDNMMAYCTMVRNASRGKSYKVCLKNFACLGAAMALGLLKPNNGTISGRRRSENGSYKDLCISRSLSRDMVYCQHEIYGVGIMPLEQYEENPDVVIIITDPYNAMRIIQGNAYHNGQAKGIKMAGMQALCQECTSFPFETNEINISMMCSGTRFLAQWKRDELAIGVPFNKFATILDGIKQTVNPLERNPQKKIIEKKLKENNLEDTLNIEYNKNYDDGAYIGIKGLDNYK
- a CDS encoding uroporphyrinogen decarboxylase family protein, which produces MNEKERLLKILRGENVDRPPVICPGGMMNAAVTELLGEINDNHNTDLDAMVSTAIKVREIIGFENYGVPFCMTCESEPFGVVISEGDKNNEPRILKYNDSDLEEIMRNFNPKLSINSKGQTVIKAIERLRNDEIPVIGNITGPISTATSIVDPLKLFKMLRKEPDEAYRFIEYVNNYLIEYARKMVGVGADLIAISDPTATGEILGKKNFDKFAMPMYVKFLEAMKEIDTPVIIHICGDAKTIIDSLNSLDVEALSFDSIVNMRFAKSKLSTRLMGNVSTLLIQNGPIDKIISITKNAMDSKVDIVSPACGLGMSTPIGNLRAMTDYVKGSI
- a CDS encoding uroporphyrinogen decarboxylase family protein, translated to MKKDQMTPKERMTAFAQGLEIDRIPCNPHMGVTMAPFIGITLKEYYHSAERMAELEIALFKRLRHDGVSVSATLRGVAEAMGSKMYYPDNNISLMDAPAIKNVDEIESLKPSNPEKDGKLPLVLKAVQIIKDKIGHEVNVGAGLAGPFSTAASVVGTENLLKWMLKYPNKVHTLMEIVTESNNRFIEKAAELGIGVGLSDPVSSTSLISVKQFNEFSAPYIKKNVDKMKSLTGCSLSIHICGKSKGIWESVMDTGISSFSIDNVEDLQDAKEIMGDRITISGNIPPVDVIQKGTREDVLRAGKECIRKTYGTKKGYILSSGCQIPKDSPMENIDALMDAARIYGSYPINEELLFSED